CGCAGGCCGTGGCCGTGATCCGCGACGCCGGCCTCGACCCGGCCCGCACGAACCCGAACGGCGGCGCGATCGCGCTGGGGCACCCGGTCGGGGCCACGGCCTGCATCCTGGTGATCAAGGCCATCGAATACCTGCGCCGCCACGGGAAGCGGTACGCGCTCGTGACGATGTGCATCGGCGGCGGCCAGGCGCTGGCGGCGGTGTTCGAGCGGCTGTGAGGCGCCAGGACCCGCCGGCTACCCGCCCCGCGACTCGTCCCCGTACTCGTAAAACCCGCGCCCGGTCTTGCGCCCCAGGCGCCCCGCCCGGACCATGCTCTTGAGCAGGTGCGGCGGCGTGTAGTACGGGTCGCCGGACTCCTGCCGGAAGTATTCGAGGACGTGATGGTTCACGTCGTTCCCGGTGAAGTCCATCAGCGTGAACGGCCCCATCGGGTAGTTCAGGCCGAGCGTCACCGCCTTGTCGATCTCCTCCGGCGTGGCCACGCCCTCCTCCACCAACCGCAGCGCCTCGATGAACTGCGGCATGAGGATGCGGTTGACGATGTAGCCCGGCGTGTCCTTGCGCACCTCGACGGGCACGCGCCCCATGCGCTCGGCGAGGGCCTTGGCCTCGGCCACGGTGGCGTCGCTCGTCTCCAGGCCGCGGACGACCTCCACGAGCTTCATCACCTGCGGCGGGTTGAAGAAGTGCATTCCGACGACGCGGTCCCGCCGCTTCGTGGCCGTGGCGATCTCCGTGATGGACATGGAGGAACTGTTCGTGGCGAGGACGACGCCTTCGCGGCAGATGCGGTCGAGGTCGGCGAAGGCCGCCTTCTTGGCGGCGAGGTCCTCGATGATCGCCTCGATGACGAAGTCAGCCCCGGCAAGCCGGTCGCGGTCCGTGGTGAAGCTCAGACGCTCCCACACGGCCTGCCGCTCCTCCTCCGTGAACTTGCCGCGTTCGATGCGGCCCTTCATGAGGCCGTCGATGCGGCGGCGCGCGCGGTCGAGGATGTCCTCGGACACGTCGACGCAGACCGCCGGAATGCCGTGCAGCGCGGCGGTGTGCGCGATGGCGGCGCCCATGGTGCCGGCGCCGAGCACGCCGAGAAGGCGGACGGACTCCGCCTGGCTTGAGCGCGGTTCGGTCTCGGTCACGTGATCGCCCCCTGTGGGCCACCGGGGTACACCCGGGGATTCCACGGGGAGCATTCGCGCCGCGCCGCGGCCTTCCTGCGAGATCGGCGAACGCGCCTGCCACACAGTCCGCCCCCGTGGACGGGCGGGCGCGCGCGTGCAGGCGTTCGCGCGCGCCCGTCCCTGTCGCTCCGAAGCCGCCGGGAGCGTGCAGCGCTCCCTCAAGACGTCCGCGGCGGGTGTGCGCGTACGGTCCGCCACGCCCACTGGACCCCGGCGATCAGCGCCACGAACGCCAACGGCGCGGCGTCGATCAGAAAGTCCACCCATGAAGCGGGCGTTCCGCGGTGAACCCCCCAGAGGATGGCGCGGGCCGCCCACCGGCCGGCGGTGATCAGCAGGAACAGACGCAAGGCCCCACGAGCGCCAGAGACGAACACGGCGAAGCCGGCGATGTAGAGGAACACGAAGGTCACTGCGAGCGCCATGTCCACGAACGCGCGCCCCTCCGCGATTGGGTGCTTCCAGAATTCTCCGTCCGGCGCCCCGCCCCCTACCGCCGTTCCAGAAGGTACCCCACGTACTGCAGGATCGCGTCCGCGCAGTGCTCGCAGAAGCCCTCCCGCTCGATCAGCCGCGCCTTCACCTCGCGCAGGCGCGCGCGCTGGTCCTCGTCCGGGATCCGTCCGGAGACCGTGGTGCGGATGGAGCCCTGCAGGTCGGCAAACAGCCGCGCCTCGATCGCCTGCTTCAGCTTCGGATGGCTGTCGTAGCGGAACGTCTCGCCGCGCCGCAGGGCGCTGGCGACGCGCACCATCAACTCCTCGCGGAAGGACCTGCGGCCGGTGGCGCTCACGCCGATCAGATCCTCCAGCGACCGCATGAACTTCTCGTCCGGCTCGACCCATTCGCCGGTGACCGGGTCGCGGACGCGGTCATTGCGCAGGGAGGCCTCGGCCATGTCGAGGTACTTCTTGAGAATGTCCTGCGCCGCGTCGTCGAAGGCGGCGACGAATGCGCGGCTGACCGTCTTGATCGCCCAGTCGTCG
This sequence is a window from Clostridia bacterium. Protein-coding genes within it:
- a CDS encoding protein prkA — translated: HEKYPPALKLKLYDGQFEGEYRPAHAQEAREQSPRDGMRGVSPRQVINALAQALVGAKVPCINPVDALKALRGSLAHHVGTESREEMEMLLAALADVRKEYDDWAIKTVSRAFVAAFDDAAQDILKKYLDMAEASLRNDRVRDPVTGEWVEPDEKFMRSLEDLIGVSATGRRSFREELMVRVASALRRGETFRYDSHPKLKQAIEARLFADLQGSIRTTVSGRIPDEDQRARLREVKARLIEREGFCEHCADAILQYVGYLLERR
- a CDS encoding 3-hydroxyacyl-CoA dehydrogenase family protein yields the protein MLPVESPGVPRWPTGGDHVTETEPRSSQAESVRLLGVLGAGTMGAAIAHTAALHGIPAVCVDVSEDILDRARRRIDGLMKGRIERGKFTEEERQAVWERLSFTTDRDRLAGADFVIEAIIEDLAAKKAAFADLDRICREGVVLATNSSSMSITEIATATKRRDRVVGMHFFNPPQVMKLVEVVRGLETSDATVAEAKALAERMGRVPVEVRKDTPGYIVNRILMPQFIEALRLVEEGVATPEEIDKAVTLGLNYPMGPFTLMDFTGNDVNHHVLEYFRQESGDPYYTPPHLLKSMVRAGRLGRKTGRGFYEYGDESRGG